The genome window TTTGGGACCCAAGCCACGCCCGATCGGCATGTTCTCCAGCACGCGTTCCAGGCTCACGGAATCGCTAGGATTGACGATCAGTTTGAACGCTGCCAGGACGTCCTTGACTTCCTTGCGATCGTAGAAGCGCACGCCGCCGACGATCTGATACGGAATCTCGCTAACCCGGAACGCTTCTTCCAGGACGCGGCTTTGGGCGGTGGTGCGGTACATGACCGCAAAGTCGTCGCCTCGGATCCCGCGCTCTTGCATGACCCGGCGGATCTCGCCCACGACGAAATCTGCCTCGTGCTGCTGGTCGGCAAGCTCGCGAATAGAAACCTGGTCGCCGTCATCGTTGTGCGTCCGCAGCCGTCGATCGATTCGGTCACGGTTTTCGCGAATGACATTGTCCGCCACGGCAACGATGCGCGCCGTGGAGCGGTAGTTCACTTCGAGATCGACCCGCTGCGCTTCGTGGAACGATTTCTGGAAATCGAGAATGTTGCGAATGTCCGCTTGCCGCCAGCGATAGATCGACTGGTCGGGGTCGCCCACGACGAAGAGGTTCTGATGACGCTGGGCCAGCGCTTCCACCAACACGTACTGCACCCGGTTGGTGTCCTGGTACTCGTCCACAAGGATGTGACGATATCGCTCCTGATACCGCTCGAGCAGGCGTGGTTCGGCATCGAAGAGTCGTAACGGCAGAATCAAAAGGTCGTCGAAATCGATGGCGTTGGCCTTGCGCAGCAGCCGCTGGTACTCGGCATACGCGCGCGCCATGATCTCATCGCCAAAGTTCGCTGCTGTCTCGCGCGCTTCTTCCGGGCTGACCATGCTCGACTTGTACGCGCTGATCCGGGCGCCTACTCGTCGCGGTGCCAGCTGCTTCGGATCTTGCCCGATGTTCGTAATCGCCTGCTTGATGATGGCCTGCTGATCGGCATCGTCATAGATGGTGAAGTTCCGCGTGATTCCAAGTCGATCGGCGACCAGTCCGGGGTTCTCCCGCAGCACCCGCACGCCGAACGAGTGAAACGTTCCCATGGTCAGTCCGGCGGCCGCTTCTGCCGGAACGAGCTGCTCCACGCGCTGACGCATCTCGCGCGCGGCTTTGTTCGTGAAGGTGACGGCAAGGATGCTGGTTGCCGGCACCCCCCGCTCTGCAATCAACCATGCGATCCGGTGAGTCAACACGCGGGTCTTGCCACTTCCGGGACCCGCGACGACAAGCGTTGGACCGTCAGGCGCCGTGACAGCTCGCACCTGTTCAGGATTTAGGCCGGCAAGGAGGTCGATCGATGTGGTCTGCATGGAAGGGAAGGCTCCCGAGATGACGTGGACCTCGTGATGCGGCAGCCCGGTAAGGATGATGCGGAGGGATGCGCGCAGCCATTCGGCAGAGACAGCAAACGCGCGCCGCGGCGCGCGTTTCTCTTGGCTGGGGAGCAGGGATTCGAACCCCAACTACTTGGGCCAGAACCAAGCGTCCTACCGTTAGACTACTCCCCAACGCGGCGACGAATTGTAGCACACCAGCATCGTCGTCTCAGACCGATTCCTGACCTGCGATCAATCGACCCAACGGATCTCGCCAGCGCCGACCTCTGCATAGCGCTCGAGCGGAATGGCCGCCGCGCGGACAACAGCTTCATCGGTCGCAGTGACGATCGTTTGCATTTTTCCACTGGCAATCGAACCCGCCAACAAGCCACGATGCACCGAATCGAGCTCTGAAAAAACGTCATCGAGCAGAAGCACCGGCGGATCGGCTCCAGCAGACGTCATCAGGTCGGTTTCGGCGAGTTTGAGCGCAATCACTGCCAGCCGCTGCTGCCCGCGTGAGCCAAATGCGCCGATTGCGTTGCCGTCGATAGTGACGATCAGGTCGTCCCGATGTGGGCCGACCAGCGTGATGCCTCGTCGCCATTCATGTTGCCGTTCCCGTTCCAGCGATTCGGACATGTCATAGGCCAGGCGATGCTCGAGTTCGTCCAGCGTCGATGATCCTGGCAGCTCGAACACGTTCGACCGCACGGTCGATGCATAGGAAACACCGAGCGTCGACTCCTCCGTGAACGAGGCAAATCGGGCGGCAGCGAGCTTGGTCAGCTCGGCCGCGGCGCGCGCCCGGCGAGCCAGAATCGCGGCGCCCGCATTGATCAGCTCCCCGTCCCAGTAGTCCAGTTGCTGTCGAGTCGATGCGGCATTCCAGGCCGCCCCGCTTTGCGTCAGGTTCTTGATGAGACGATTGCGTTGTTCGACGATGCGGAGATAGCGGCTCAACGAGCGCAGATAGACCGGATCGAGCTGCGACAGCATGATGTCCAGGTATCGCCGGCGTACCGAGGGCGCCCCCGACACCAACTCGATATCTCCAGGCTCGAAGAGCACCGACCGTAGCACGCCAACCGCAGTGCCGGCGCGAACGTGCTTGCCATTCAGGCTGATCTGCTTCTTGAGGTGGTTTCCCCGATGTGGATCGAGCTGCATTCCGATCGCTAGCTCGGCGGGACCAGCGCTCCGTTCGACGCTCGCCTCGATGCGCGCGAATGGGGCGATTCCGTCCCCGTATTCCGAGCCGCTCTCCCAGGCGATCAGCTCGCGCTCTGTCTGCGCTCGTCCCGAGCGCATGGTCGAAAGCATCGAAATCGCTTCGAGCAGGGTCGACTTCCCACTGGCGTTGCGGCCAATCAGCACAAACCCTTCTTGCGGAATCTGGAGATCGAGTGCTCGATAGCGCCGGAACTCTGTGAGACGCAATGATTTCAGGTA of Thermomicrobiales bacterium contains these proteins:
- a CDS encoding UvrD-helicase domain-containing protein; this translates as MQTTSIDLLAGLNPEQVRAVTAPDGPTLVVAGPGSGKTRVLTHRIAWLIAERGVPATSILAVTFTNKAAREMRQRVEQLVPAEAAAGLTMGTFHSFGVRVLRENPGLVADRLGITRNFTIYDDADQQAIIKQAITNIGQDPKQLAPRRVGARISAYKSSMVSPEEARETAANFGDEIMARAYAEYQRLLRKANAIDFDDLLILPLRLFDAEPRLLERYQERYRHILVDEYQDTNRVQYVLVEALAQRHQNLFVVGDPDQSIYRWRQADIRNILDFQKSFHEAQRVDLEVNYRSTARIVAVADNVIRENRDRIDRRLRTHNDDGDQVSIRELADQQHEADFVVGEIRRVMQERGIRGDDFAVMYRTTAQSRVLEEAFRVSEIPYQIVGGVRFYDRKEVKDVLAAFKLIVNPSDSVSLERVLENMPIGRGLGPKALEAIDNWSILTRRPLLDGFIALSRSEHEAPQLSGAARTAAEKLGSVYEQLQKLEQTEPLTSLFDSLVKLTGYRDHLAKIDDDDLDRWENVLEVRADMERFDVLEPGEALSAYLEQVALVADVDSLEDDSKGRVTLITLHSAKGLEFPVVFITGLEEGLLPVSRAVEAEYSDPGAIEEERRLFYVGITRAEQLLYITYVANRMTWGRYQPGVASRFLDSLPQEHIKDLGRRSSLSPRGGTSLSGRVQTLSGLPQSTLKPAPISAKAAVRAWSAGERVFHAKFGEGTITEVVERRGDQELAIAFQRHGQKRLLASLAPLDLISD
- the recF gene encoding DNA replication and repair protein RecF (All proteins in this family for which functions are known are DNA-binding proteins that assist the filamentation of RecA onto DNA for the initiation of recombination or recombinational repair.) produces the protein MYLKSLRLTEFRRYRALDLQIPQEGFVLIGRNASGKSTLLEAISMLSTMRSGRAQTERELIAWESGSEYGDGIAPFARIEASVERSAGPAELAIGMQLDPHRGNHLKKQISLNGKHVRAGTAVGVLRSVLFEPGDIELVSGAPSVRRRYLDIMLSQLDPVYLRSLSRYLRIVEQRNRLIKNLTQSGAAWNAASTRQQLDYWDGELINAGAAILARRARAAAELTKLAAARFASFTEESTLGVSYASTVRSNVFELPGSSTLDELEHRLAYDMSESLERERQHEWRRGITLVGPHRDDLIVTIDGNAIGAFGSRGQQRLAVIALKLAETDLMTSAGADPPVLLLDDVFSELDSVHRGLLAGSIASGKMQTIVTATDEAVVRAAAIPLERYAEVGAGEIRWVD